The following are from one region of the Aequoribacter fuscus genome:
- a CDS encoding alpha/beta fold hydrolase has translation MHILTKIILWLFALVVVITAIPYGYVLLTTAPLDRAEQDTLGGLYLDTKQGRLSYTRDGDENAPAVILVHGFSTPKFVWNQVKPELVNAGFEVITFDHLGRGFSDRPKGPYDSNLYRQELLDVIEGLDLNTPVSMVGYSMGGANVIDFAAEYPEHVKQLVLIAPAGYMGNSGSLSTLAKPILGDYIATVFGKEYAIKSIREEVNSGAAPAEMLPLFEQQASYHGYTNALLSTLRHYPMGAMSERYQIVGRTNIPVHAIWGTADQVVPYCGLAEMAEDVPQLTSTTLDEGNHNITYARAREVTRALLDALAP, from the coding sequence ATGCATATTTTGACAAAGATCATCCTTTGGCTGTTCGCACTGGTCGTCGTGATAACCGCCATACCCTATGGCTACGTCTTACTGACCACCGCACCGCTCGACCGAGCTGAGCAAGACACTCTAGGCGGTTTATACTTGGATACCAAGCAAGGACGGTTATCGTATACACGTGACGGCGACGAGAACGCGCCAGCAGTGATTCTGGTTCACGGCTTCAGCACGCCTAAATTTGTTTGGAATCAAGTAAAACCTGAGCTCGTCAATGCTGGCTTTGAAGTCATTACCTTTGATCATTTGGGACGCGGTTTCTCTGACCGCCCCAAAGGCCCCTACGACAGCAATTTATATCGCCAGGAACTTCTGGACGTCATCGAAGGGCTCGACTTAAACACACCAGTAAGTATGGTTGGCTACTCTATGGGCGGCGCCAACGTCATTGATTTTGCTGCAGAGTACCCAGAACACGTTAAACAACTTGTTTTAATCGCGCCTGCTGGCTACATGGGTAATTCAGGCTCGCTAAGCACTCTAGCCAAGCCAATACTCGGTGACTATATCGCCACCGTATTTGGTAAAGAGTACGCAATAAAATCCATCCGCGAAGAGGTCAATTCGGGCGCGGCGCCCGCCGAGATGTTGCCCTTGTTTGAACAACAAGCGTCGTATCACGGGTATACCAACGCTTTGTTATCTACTTTGCGACATTACCCGATGGGTGCCATGTCAGAGCGCTATCAGATAGTGGGTCGAACCAACATCCCAGTTCACGCGATTTGGGGCACAGCAGATCAAGTGGTCCCCTACTGTGGCTTGGCAGAAATGGCGGAAGACGTGCCACAGTTAACCTCGACAACCTTAGATGAAGGCAACCACAACATTACGTATGCGCGAGCGAGGGAAGTGACAAGGGCTTTACTGGATGCACTTGCCCCCTGA
- a CDS encoding crotonase/enoyl-CoA hydratase family protein has translation MSERVIIEVANHIAVVTLNRADKMNALDPEMFKAINNMIDELRTMDDVRVVVLKGQGRAFCAGLDLSNFTNSGGSPGSDLIERTYGLANAWQQVAWGWRTLDVPVIAAVHGIAFGGGFQIMSGADIRFIHPDTRCSIMEMKWGLVPDMGGFPLWRGIVREDHLRQLIYTNEEFSGTQAQAMGFATHVAVDPLEDAMALANVIAGKNPAAIRGSKRICNLLGEGSDAELLMAESVEQDKVIGKPNQIEAVMAQMEGRAANFQ, from the coding sequence ATGTCTGAACGAGTCATCATCGAAGTTGCCAACCACATCGCCGTCGTAACACTCAACCGCGCCGATAAAATGAACGCTTTGGATCCAGAGATGTTTAAGGCAATCAACAACATGATTGACGAGCTGAGAACTATGGATGATGTCAGAGTGGTGGTATTAAAAGGACAGGGGCGTGCGTTCTGTGCGGGTTTGGACTTGAGTAACTTCACGAATTCGGGAGGCAGTCCTGGCTCTGATTTGATCGAGCGCACCTATGGGCTTGCGAATGCCTGGCAGCAGGTGGCTTGGGGGTGGCGCACTCTCGATGTGCCCGTTATCGCAGCGGTGCATGGCATCGCTTTTGGTGGCGGCTTTCAAATCATGTCGGGGGCCGATATTCGCTTCATTCACCCCGATACGCGGTGCTCTATCATGGAGATGAAATGGGGTTTGGTGCCCGATATGGGCGGCTTCCCCTTATGGCGCGGCATCGTGCGCGAAGATCATCTGCGACAGTTGATTTATACCAATGAGGAATTCTCTGGGACTCAAGCGCAGGCTATGGGTTTCGCTACACACGTGGCAGTTGATCCTCTAGAGGATGCCATGGCCCTAGCCAACGTTATTGCCGGCAAGAATCCGGCGGCCATTCGCGGTAGCAAGCGTATTTGTAATCTTTTAGGTGAGGGCAGCGACGCCGAGTTGCTGATGGCCGAGTCCGTCGAGCAAGACAAGGTCATTGGTAAACCCAATCAAATTGAAGCCGTGATGGCGCAAATGGAAGGGCGAGCGGCAAACTTTCAATAG
- a CDS encoding transporter substrate-binding domain-containing protein, which translates to MRKPRHITALLFCLLTSLTSVADNHSEQTLYQLMSERLALMPEVAKYKWHHNLPIEDLAREAMVLERTVSRTTVLDPIHTKTFFGLQMTAAKAIQANVFQSLTNTDVVASDVRSLNDDLRPKLTLLGDQIIEQLLISYQNGTPLNRAHFDAHFAHFELNPQIKDGLFKSLELVLTPPNLDPRDTLARLEKDKTLRVGVTLDYEPFSYQDNEGNRAGIDIELATALAKEFGYRIVWVKTSWPTLMADAEDNLFDIALSGISITAQRQHRMMFSAPYHTGGKTAIGRCSSVDELNTLALIDRAETRIIVNPGGTNERFVRSALTNASIRIHPDNRTIFNELVSGTADAMFTDSIEAQLQATKHPSLCVLLDQPLTFQQKGILLQPDPELKKRIDTWLLDYLSSHDVSALFSKHGVDPD; encoded by the coding sequence ATGCGTAAACCCCGGCACATAACGGCTCTCTTATTCTGCTTGCTGACCTCCCTGACTAGCGTCGCAGATAACCACTCAGAACAAACGCTCTACCAACTCATGAGCGAACGCCTTGCGCTCATGCCCGAGGTCGCTAAGTACAAGTGGCATCACAACCTGCCCATCGAAGACCTCGCTCGGGAAGCCATGGTGTTAGAACGCACGGTTTCGCGCACCACGGTGCTTGATCCAATCCATACCAAAACCTTTTTCGGCCTGCAGATGACCGCTGCCAAAGCGATTCAAGCAAACGTCTTTCAGTCCCTAACAAACACAGACGTAGTCGCGTCCGACGTTCGCTCTTTGAATGACGATCTTCGTCCCAAACTTACCTTGCTGGGCGATCAAATCATTGAACAACTGCTGATCTCTTATCAAAACGGAACACCGTTGAACCGAGCGCACTTTGACGCGCACTTCGCACACTTCGAACTTAACCCCCAAATTAAAGACGGTTTGTTCAAGTCTCTTGAGCTAGTGCTCACGCCGCCTAACCTCGACCCGCGCGATACCCTCGCGCGCCTTGAAAAAGATAAAACCTTGCGGGTGGGCGTCACCCTCGATTACGAGCCCTTCAGCTATCAAGACAACGAAGGCAATAGGGCCGGGATTGACATCGAACTCGCAACAGCGCTTGCCAAAGAGTTTGGCTACCGCATCGTTTGGGTCAAAACATCATGGCCTACGCTGATGGCTGACGCCGAAGATAATTTGTTTGACATCGCACTGAGCGGGATATCAATTACTGCACAACGACAGCATCGCATGATGTTTTCTGCCCCCTACCACACCGGCGGGAAAACCGCGATCGGCCGTTGCTCTTCCGTCGACGAGCTCAACACCCTTGCCTTGATAGACCGCGCCGAAACCCGAATCATCGTCAACCCCGGAGGCACCAATGAGCGCTTCGTTCGCAGCGCGCTGACCAACGCGAGTATTCGCATCCATCCTGACAATCGCACGATCTTTAACGAACTTGTCAGTGGCACAGCAGACGCGATGTTTACAGATTCGATAGAGGCACAGCTACAGGCCACCAAACACCCCTCGTTGTGCGTGCTATTGGATCAGCCGTTAACCTTCCAGCAGAAAGGCATATTACTGCAACCCGATCCAGAACTGAAAAAGCGTATCGATACCTGGCTGCTCGACTACCTGTCGTCTCATGATGTTAGCGCGTTGTTCTCGAAGCACGGGGTAGATCCAGACTAA
- a CDS encoding MFS transporter, which translates to MSIATRNLSLLIGAQMAFVSGSVITVTMGGIIGAKIAPSASIATLPVSLMILGTALGTIPASRIMQALGRKAGFIGAALAAAGAMLLAGFAIKASLFWLYCIATACTGITIAFSQQFRFAAAESVPLHRAGLAISLILIGSIGGAFLGPELIAQGERFAESAFMGALQAAAGLFCMAAILLACLSLPEMIADADEHPDQAARPLREIAQNPYFLLAVLSGTVGYGVMTYIMTATPVSMHVHDGHSLTDTAQVIRAHVLGMYVPSLFSGLLITRFGEKPIITLGLIAYVITLGAALAGQQVMHYTISMILLGVGWNFMFVGGTTLLVSTYRASERFRVQGINDAAVFGTSALGSLLAGTLLSSFGWTTVVISTVPALVAVSGMLIWLKGRPVATV; encoded by the coding sequence ATGTCTATCGCAACACGTAACTTAAGCTTGCTTATCGGCGCGCAAATGGCGTTCGTATCGGGCTCTGTCATCACAGTAACCATGGGGGGTATTATCGGGGCCAAAATAGCCCCCAGTGCCAGTATCGCGACACTGCCCGTATCCCTCATGATTCTGGGTACAGCGCTCGGCACCATACCAGCCTCTCGAATCATGCAGGCTTTGGGTCGAAAAGCGGGTTTTATTGGCGCTGCTCTGGCCGCTGCCGGCGCGATGCTGCTGGCGGGGTTTGCTATTAAAGCGTCTTTATTTTGGTTGTACTGCATCGCGACAGCCTGTACGGGTATTACGATTGCCTTCAGCCAGCAATTTCGGTTTGCTGCCGCCGAAAGCGTGCCGTTACACAGAGCAGGGCTCGCCATCAGTTTGATTTTAATTGGAAGCATCGGTGGCGCCTTCCTGGGGCCAGAGCTCATTGCCCAAGGCGAACGATTTGCGGAAAGCGCATTCATGGGCGCTCTGCAGGCGGCTGCAGGCTTATTTTGCATGGCCGCGATATTGCTTGCCTGTTTGTCGCTACCGGAAATGATCGCCGATGCCGACGAACATCCAGATCAGGCAGCTCGTCCGCTACGAGAAATTGCCCAAAATCCTTATTTTCTGTTGGCCGTGCTCTCGGGTACCGTCGGCTACGGCGTCATGACCTACATCATGACAGCCACCCCGGTATCGATGCACGTGCACGATGGCCACAGCCTGACCGATACCGCTCAAGTCATTCGTGCCCACGTTCTGGGAATGTACGTCCCCTCGTTATTCTCCGGTTTGCTGATCACGCGCTTCGGCGAAAAACCCATTATCACTCTTGGGCTAATCGCTTACGTAATAACACTCGGAGCAGCACTCGCCGGGCAGCAAGTCATGCACTACACCATCTCCATGATTCTTTTAGGCGTCGGCTGGAACTTTATGTTTGTTGGCGGTACCACACTGCTGGTTAGCACCTATCGGGCGTCCGAGCGTTTTAGGGTGCAAGGTATCAATGACGCCGCAGTGTTTGGCACCTCTGCCCTAGGCAGTCTATTGGCCGGAACGTTGCTATCCAGCTTTGGCTGGACCACTGTGGTGATCTCAACGGTACCAGCTTTGGTCGCGGTCAGCGGTATGTTGATTTGGTTAAAAGGTCGGCCAGTGGCAACAGTTTAG
- a CDS encoding nuclear transport factor 2 family protein, with product MKVIHSKEGDMHRVVDRIVEREMSVSIRRDRRSCLSLCALIVAVCFAAVSCSINAAEATDESSQSAFVLALDAEYFARLASDSTSIADLLHEDFRYLTHYQTELSKHRLLEYLRQSPKLVERFELGDRYFYSAADRTLIWGTVRTQGQSDEFESVTSRYWHVWQRAGSQWLLLRRQAGLLDQDAD from the coding sequence ATGAAAGTCATTCACTCTAAAGAGGGCGATATGCATCGTGTTGTTGATCGGATAGTGGAGCGGGAGATGTCCGTATCGATTCGTCGTGATAGGCGCAGCTGCCTGTCGCTGTGCGCTTTGATAGTCGCTGTCTGTTTCGCTGCGGTCTCGTGCTCGATCAATGCTGCCGAGGCGACTGATGAAAGTTCTCAAAGCGCTTTTGTTTTGGCGTTGGATGCCGAGTACTTTGCGCGTCTTGCGTCAGACTCTACCTCTATCGCTGATCTGTTGCATGAAGACTTTAGGTACTTAACGCATTACCAAACAGAGCTGAGCAAACATCGCCTGCTCGAATACTTAAGGCAAAGTCCCAAGCTAGTCGAGCGCTTCGAGTTAGGCGACCGTTATTTTTACTCGGCGGCTGATCGCACGCTCATCTGGGGTACGGTTCGAACTCAGGGGCAAAGCGATGAATTTGAGTCTGTGACTTCTCGGTACTGGCACGTATGGCAACGAGCGGGGTCGCAATGGTTGCTGCTGAGGCGTCAAGCAGGCTTGCTCGATCAAGACGCTGACTAG
- a CDS encoding VOC family protein, giving the protein MDTPTLAVDYLKASVAPDIKVTRLGYLRFERPDLDLAERFLSDFGLVTVHKSPQDLYLAANPGSSWCYHIRRSDQAKFLGFGFDCASLEDLQKLATEHNQHIEQGEELAPYARVILNDPNGFRVEINAAASAFDYGLPRNAATLNHSNSPERINAMQEFPAAPSPIVKLGHLVIETAGYEETVKWYTKTLGLIPSDTQVLPSGDPIVTFFRMDLGDTPTDHHTIAIAHTFQAAFSHAAFETLDIDAIGAGQQWLRDRGWRHAWGIGRHVLGSQVFDYWSDPWGAHHEHYADGDVFTADHAMGVSAASAQAMSQWGQVMPAQFIKPKLTLETLITLVKNLRKHSDLTVKKLAAIAKVMT; this is encoded by the coding sequence ATGGACACACCGACATTGGCGGTCGATTACTTGAAAGCGTCGGTCGCGCCTGACATTAAAGTGACTCGGCTTGGCTACCTCCGATTTGAGCGCCCCGACCTCGATCTAGCCGAGCGCTTTTTGTCAGACTTCGGTTTAGTCACGGTGCACAAGTCACCGCAAGATTTGTATCTTGCTGCTAATCCAGGCTCGTCTTGGTGTTATCACATCAGGCGGTCAGATCAAGCCAAGTTCCTGGGATTTGGATTTGATTGTGCCTCACTTGAAGATCTGCAGAAACTCGCCACCGAGCATAATCAACACATCGAACAAGGTGAGGAGCTTGCACCCTATGCCCGCGTCATTCTGAACGACCCGAATGGCTTCCGCGTCGAGATCAACGCAGCGGCGAGTGCATTCGATTACGGACTTCCCAGAAACGCGGCAACACTAAATCATTCAAATTCGCCCGAGCGTATCAATGCAATGCAGGAGTTCCCTGCCGCGCCTTCACCCATTGTCAAGTTGGGACATCTAGTCATCGAAACCGCGGGCTACGAGGAAACCGTAAAGTGGTATACCAAGACCCTGGGGCTCATCCCGTCCGACACCCAGGTACTTCCGTCTGGCGATCCCATTGTCACGTTTTTTCGAATGGACCTCGGCGACACTCCCACTGATCACCATACCATCGCAATAGCCCACACTTTCCAGGCCGCTTTCTCTCATGCTGCATTCGAGACTCTCGATATTGACGCGATTGGTGCAGGGCAACAGTGGCTGCGTGATCGGGGCTGGCGCCACGCGTGGGGCATCGGCCGCCATGTATTGGGAAGCCAAGTATTCGATTACTGGTCCGACCCGTGGGGCGCGCATCACGAGCATTACGCAGACGGCGATGTATTCACCGCCGACCACGCTATGGGCGTGTCCGCCGCGAGCGCTCAGGCTATGAGCCAATGGGGACAAGTCATGCCCGCACAATTCATCAAACCTAAACTTACCCTCGAGACGCTGATCACCCTAGTCAAAAACCTGAGGAAACACTCGGATCTTACTGTTAAAAAACTGGCAGCGATTGCCAAAGTTATGACCTAA
- the katG gene encoding catalase/peroxidase HPI, with product MKKQKRSLVSAVAMALSLTAASSGVSAMSEAKTTQFWWPEAINLSPLRQHAPQSNPYGDDFDYAAEFAKLDLDAVKSDIEALLTQSQDWWPADYGHYGPFFIRMAWHSAGTYRVSDGRGGAGGGQQRFEPLNSWPDNANLDKARRLLWPIKQKYGRSLSWADLMVLTGNVALESMGFKTFGFAGGREDDWEPDLVYWGPENEFLDDKRYHGDRELERPLAAVQMGLIYVNPEGPNGNPDPLLAAKDIRETFGRMAMNDEETVALIAGGHTFGKAHGAKSPEECVGPEPAAAAIEEQGLGWTNKCGKGNAEDTITSGLEGAWSVNPIAWTTQYLDNLFAYEWVQTRSPAGAIQWIPADGQAANLVPDAHIEGKRHAPIMFTTDLSLKMDPEYRKISKRFQENPAEFELAFAKAWFKLTHRDMGPAARYLGTDVPSETLTWQDPIPTVDHKLVSDRHIKKLKKAILDTGLSTQELVRTAWASASSFRGTDMRGGANGARIRLEPQRSWAANNPEELAGVLLKLEQVQADFNKSARGGKQISLADIIVLGGAVAIEEAAKQAGYDIDVPFNPGRGDATQDQTDVESFAVLEPNADGFRNYYTDASWSSPVNMMIDKANLLNLTVPEMTALVGGLRALDANTAGAKHGVFTDRPGTLSTDFFTNLLDMSTVWKPAKEAGIYEGKDRSTGALKWTATPVDLMFGSSSELRAIAEVYAAADGGEKFVNDFVAAWTKVMTADRFDLK from the coding sequence ATGAAAAAACAAAAACGATCATTGGTAAGCGCCGTTGCCATGGCGCTGTCGTTAACGGCAGCATCATCTGGCGTTAGCGCTATGAGCGAGGCCAAGACCACACAATTCTGGTGGCCTGAAGCCATAAATTTAAGCCCTTTGCGACAACATGCGCCACAGTCAAACCCGTATGGCGACGATTTTGATTACGCCGCTGAATTTGCGAAGTTAGACCTTGATGCCGTCAAGTCAGATATCGAGGCGCTACTGACACAGTCTCAAGACTGGTGGCCAGCAGACTACGGCCATTACGGTCCGTTCTTTATTCGCATGGCGTGGCACAGCGCTGGTACTTATCGAGTGAGCGACGGCCGTGGCGGCGCAGGCGGTGGCCAACAGCGGTTTGAACCACTAAACAGCTGGCCCGATAACGCCAACCTCGACAAAGCACGTCGACTGTTATGGCCCATCAAGCAAAAGTATGGCCGAAGCCTATCTTGGGCCGATTTGATGGTGTTAACGGGTAACGTTGCGCTTGAGTCTATGGGCTTTAAAACCTTTGGCTTCGCTGGCGGACGTGAGGACGACTGGGAACCCGATTTGGTTTATTGGGGACCTGAGAACGAGTTTTTAGATGACAAACGCTACCACGGTGATCGTGAGCTGGAGCGCCCATTAGCGGCGGTACAAATGGGCTTGATCTATGTGAACCCCGAAGGTCCCAATGGCAATCCTGACCCCCTACTGGCAGCGAAAGATATCCGCGAGACCTTTGGCCGCATGGCAATGAACGACGAAGAGACTGTTGCCTTGATTGCAGGTGGTCACACCTTTGGTAAAGCGCACGGCGCGAAAAGCCCAGAGGAATGCGTAGGCCCAGAACCGGCAGCTGCCGCTATTGAAGAGCAGGGCTTAGGCTGGACCAACAAATGCGGAAAAGGCAACGCCGAAGATACGATCACGAGTGGCTTAGAAGGCGCTTGGTCTGTGAACCCGATCGCTTGGACCACACAGTACCTAGACAACTTGTTTGCTTACGAGTGGGTCCAGACCCGCAGCCCAGCGGGTGCAATTCAATGGATCCCCGCGGACGGTCAAGCGGCAAATTTGGTGCCTGACGCCCACATAGAGGGCAAACGTCACGCCCCGATTATGTTTACTACCGACCTATCGTTGAAGATGGACCCTGAGTACCGCAAGATCTCGAAGCGTTTCCAGGAAAACCCTGCAGAATTTGAGTTGGCGTTCGCCAAAGCATGGTTCAAGTTGACCCATCGTGATATGGGGCCTGCGGCTCGTTACTTGGGCACCGATGTACCCAGCGAGACTCTCACTTGGCAGGATCCTATCCCAACGGTCGACCACAAGTTGGTGAGCGATCGTCACATCAAGAAACTCAAGAAAGCGATTCTTGATACTGGATTGTCAACTCAGGAACTGGTCAGAACGGCATGGGCGTCAGCCTCTAGCTTCCGCGGCACAGATATGCGCGGTGGTGCCAACGGCGCGCGTATCCGTTTGGAGCCTCAACGCAGCTGGGCAGCCAACAACCCAGAGGAGCTTGCGGGCGTCTTACTGAAACTGGAGCAGGTGCAGGCCGACTTCAACAAGTCAGCCCGTGGCGGCAAACAAATCTCCTTGGCGGACATTATCGTCCTCGGGGGAGCAGTAGCGATCGAAGAAGCCGCTAAGCAGGCGGGCTACGACATTGACGTTCCGTTTAACCCGGGCCGCGGCGACGCAACTCAGGATCAAACCGATGTTGAGTCATTCGCTGTGCTTGAGCCAAACGCAGACGGTTTCAGAAACTACTACACCGATGCGTCTTGGTCATCACCTGTGAACATGATGATCGACAAGGCTAACTTGCTGAATCTGACAGTACCTGAAATGACCGCACTGGTGGGTGGTTTACGTGCTCTGGATGCCAATACTGCTGGCGCCAAACACGGTGTATTCACAGACCGCCCAGGGACGTTGAGCACGGATTTCTTCACAAACCTGCTCGACATGTCCACCGTTTGGAAGCCAGCGAAAGAGGCCGGTATTTACGAAGGTAAAGATCGCTCCACGGGTGCCCTTAAGTGGACGGCCACGCCCGTCGATCTAATGTTCGGTTCGAGCTCGGAGCTTCGCGCGATAGCCGAAGTCTACGCCGCTGCAGACGGTGGCGAGAAGTTCGTCAACGACTTCGTCGCAGCGTGGACGAAAGTCATGACAGCCGATCGTTTCGATCTTAAGTAA
- a CDS encoding fumarylacetoacetate hydrolase family protein, protein MAVNIARIDYQGNTQWGRPSGESITLLPIPCSTTGELISAYSADELKSMNGPEVTLSHVKILSPVTTNQQFVCQGANYRQHMIESGVDPDAKSFNMIFTKAASCICPADSPVIRPRHVKLLDYEVELGLVLKQTIESAIEVSPESILDYVAGLVIVNDYSARDIQIPQMQFYKGKSFRTFGPVGPWLCLLEPGDDAYLLNLDLELKVDGEIRQRDNTSNLVFQPAETLTELSGVQDFAPGDLLATGTPAGCALAAPSPRVQRLMGLIPEQTKWRLFVNAQSKRTQYLQPGQTVTTTIRSQCGSIDLGTQTNRVVAE, encoded by the coding sequence ATGGCCGTAAATATTGCGCGTATTGACTACCAAGGTAATACCCAGTGGGGACGCCCGTCGGGCGAGAGTATCACCCTACTCCCAATTCCATGCAGCACCACCGGCGAACTGATTTCCGCGTACTCCGCCGACGAACTCAAATCGATGAACGGTCCTGAGGTGACGCTCTCGCACGTTAAAATCTTGAGTCCAGTGACAACCAATCAGCAGTTCGTCTGTCAAGGCGCAAACTATCGGCAACATATGATTGAGTCGGGCGTCGACCCTGATGCCAAGTCGTTTAATATGATTTTCACCAAAGCGGCTAGCTGCATATGCCCCGCGGATAGTCCAGTGATTCGACCCAGGCACGTCAAGTTACTCGACTACGAAGTAGAGCTCGGTTTAGTCCTAAAGCAAACCATTGAATCTGCGATTGAAGTCAGTCCTGAATCCATCTTGGATTACGTCGCCGGTTTGGTCATCGTCAATGACTACTCAGCACGCGACATACAAATCCCGCAAATGCAATTTTACAAAGGTAAAAGCTTCCGCACCTTCGGCCCGGTGGGACCTTGGCTGTGCTTGCTAGAACCGGGGGATGATGCCTATCTACTCAATCTTGACCTTGAGCTGAAAGTCGACGGTGAGATTCGCCAAAGGGACAACACCTCTAATCTTGTCTTCCAGCCAGCAGAGACATTAACCGAACTCTCTGGCGTCCAAGACTTTGCGCCTGGTGATTTGTTGGCGACAGGCACACCCGCGGGTTGTGCTTTAGCAGCACCCTCACCACGAGTCCAGCGCCTGATGGGACTCATTCCAGAACAGACCAAGTGGCGTTTATTTGTCAACGCTCAGAGTAAACGCACCCAATACCTGCAACCTGGTCAAACAGTGACAACAACGATTCGGTCCCAGTGCGGTTCCATCGATTTGGGCACCCAAACCAACCGAGTCGTTGCTGAGTAA
- a CDS encoding glutathione S-transferase, whose translation MWCMALPRLFSFRRCPYAMRARMALYQARVTLTLIEVELKNKPAAMLTLSPKGTVPVLALPTGEVLDESRDILFWALAQADHDGWLAPGPEYIEALIDECDQVFKPWLDRYKYHVGYPEHSPEYYRSQALRTLNAWDARLQASEFLLGPKPSAADVALFPFVRQFANVDRAWFDSQQDLQALRHWLSFWLEHPTFVAVMDKRLEFSFSEAP comes from the coding sequence ATGTGGTGTATGGCGCTTCCTAGACTGTTTAGTTTTCGCCGCTGTCCCTATGCCATGCGGGCTCGCATGGCACTTTATCAAGCTCGAGTTACGCTTACGCTGATTGAAGTTGAGCTTAAAAATAAACCTGCAGCCATGCTGACCTTATCGCCAAAGGGCACTGTGCCTGTGCTGGCCTTGCCAACCGGCGAGGTCTTAGATGAAAGTCGTGATATTCTTTTTTGGGCACTGGCGCAAGCCGATCATGACGGGTGGTTGGCCCCCGGTCCGGAGTACATTGAGGCTTTGATCGACGAGTGCGATCAGGTGTTTAAGCCCTGGCTGGATCGCTATAAGTACCATGTCGGTTATCCGGAGCACAGCCCCGAATACTATCGTTCACAAGCGCTACGGACCCTGAATGCCTGGGATGCACGGTTACAGGCGTCAGAATTCCTGTTGGGCCCAAAACCCAGTGCCGCGGATGTGGCGTTATTCCCATTTGTGCGGCAGTTTGCCAACGTTGATCGCGCCTGGTTCGACTCGCAGCAAGATCTGCAGGCACTGAGACATTGGTTAAGTTTCTGGCTAGAGCACCCGACGTTTGTCGCTGTTATGGACAAACGCTTGGAATTCTCGTTTTCGGAGGCTCCCTAA
- a CDS encoding TetR/AcrR family transcriptional regulator — translation MASPTSQKRIHAAAIRLFAETGAQKISIRDLAEEAGVARGTIYAYLDQSPDLFERTAERLAHDLHLRIAKGAVKLDDPAHKVALGIFHFIDQAQANPDWGRFLCQFGFTAQQLTQLWHAQPMHDISLGVQRGRFDLTQSQIRSAVTLLASAVMGAIQVILSGHKGWREAYVEVTELILKAFGINSSEASAIAAERANHTPLHS, via the coding sequence ATGGCCTCACCGACATCACAAAAAAGAATTCATGCCGCGGCCATTCGCTTATTCGCAGAGACGGGCGCACAAAAAATCAGTATTCGCGATTTGGCAGAAGAGGCAGGCGTCGCACGGGGTACCATCTATGCCTATCTCGACCAAAGCCCGGATTTGTTTGAACGGACCGCCGAGCGCCTCGCGCATGACTTACACCTTCGCATTGCAAAGGGGGCCGTTAAACTCGATGACCCAGCCCACAAAGTTGCCTTAGGTATCTTTCACTTTATTGATCAGGCGCAAGCCAATCCCGATTGGGGCCGCTTCTTATGTCAATTCGGGTTCACCGCCCAACAACTTACACAACTTTGGCACGCCCAACCCATGCACGATATCAGTCTCGGCGTACAACGGGGTCGGTTCGATCTAACACAGTCGCAGATACGCAGCGCTGTGACCCTGCTTGCCAGTGCCGTGATGGGGGCCATTCAAGTCATACTCTCGGGTCATAAAGGTTGGCGCGAAGCCTATGTTGAGGTCACCGAGTTGATTTTAAAAGCGTTCGGCATAAACAGCTCTGAAGCGAGCGCGATTGCCGCGGAACGAGCCAACCACACACCCTTACACAGCTGA